In Gossypium arboreum isolate Shixiya-1 chromosome 5, ASM2569848v2, whole genome shotgun sequence, a single genomic region encodes these proteins:
- the LOC128292685 gene encoding uncharacterized protein LOC128292685, translating to MGIVKFDDTPSAENPLPNHGDKGINAIIESSGKKIKMNVAEVNTPLKEVWKKMVKKGLVTQNSGDRHQGAKSYCEFHNQEDHEIQKCRKFRALVQGLMDNKELEFFEYARSPERTDVCASEEGSTRNACKINHPLVIISRLRTNEDGTQVTPKVVIQKPVAFPYKDSKRVPWNYSRNVTIPGKKSLASASQQNQDVGFFTRSGRRYVLEGTGTKIAEERIPTVEQRKEKTVGFESPVNESVTENEAREFLKFLKHSEYSVMEQLHKQPARISVLALLLSSETHRSALMKVLNETYVAHDISVNKLDRLVNNISADNFIFFNDNEIPPGGMGSTKALHITKRYKGYTLPGVLIDNGSALNVLPLSTLNKLPVDSSHMKTCQNVVRAFDGTERKVMGRIELSLQIGPSTYEVDFLVMDIKPSYNCLLGRPWIHSARRSSSLHQKLKLITEGRLVTINAEEDIIASVTSNAPYVRTDDEAIECSFRSLEFVNATFVVEGNKVPTPRLSKTTRMGLQLLVGKGALPGKGLGRSLQGRVKVPMLTDKRDRFGLGFTPDTRQKKEEQEKKQERRRARLNGEEVK from the coding sequence atgggcATCGTGAAATTCGATGATACACCTAGTGCAGAAAACCCGTTACCTAATCATGGGGATAAGGGTATAAATGCCATAATCGAGAGTTCAGGGAAGAAAATTAAGATGAATGTTGCAGAAGTGAATACTCCACTAAAagaagtatggaagaaaatggtgaaAAAAGGGTTGGTAACACAGAATTCAGGGGACAGACACCAAGGAGCAAAAAGTTATTGCGAGTTCCATAATCAAGAGGACCATGAGATTCAGAAATGCCGCAAATTCAGGGCTCTAGTACAAGGGttaatggataataaggagctggaattcttcgaGTATGCTAGGAGCCCAGAAAGAACAGACGTGTGTGCTTCAGAGGAAGGGTCGACAAGAAACGCTTGTAAAATCAACCACCCATTGGTTATCATATCACGCTTAAGAACTAATGAAGACGGGACACAAGTCACACCCAAAGTCGTGATCCAGaagcccgttgctttcccttataaagatagcaagagGGTACCATGGAATTACAGCCGCAATGTGACGATCCCAGGAAAGAAGAGCCTGGCCAGTGCTTCACAACAAAACCAAGATGTAGGTTTTTTTACACGCAGTGGGAGACGTTATGTTCTTGAGGGTACAGGAACCAAAATTGCCGAAGAAAGAATCCCAACAGTTgagcaaaggaaagaaaagacAGTCGGGTTCGAATCGCCAGTCAATGAGTCTGTAACCGAGAATGAAGCcagggaattcttaaaatttttaaaacacagTGAGTACAGCGTCATGGAACAGTTACATAAGCAACCGGCTCGCATTTCGGTGCTAGCTTTACTTTTGAGCTCAGAAACGCATCGGAGCGCGTTAATGAAAGTGCTGAATGAAACATACGTCGCGCATGACATCTCTGTCAACAAACTGGACCGCCTGGTCAACAATATCAGCGCcgacaattttattttctttaacgacAACGAAATACCACCAGGAGGTATGGGGTCCACAAAGGCCCTGCACATTACCAAGCGTTACAAGGGATACACATTACCGGGTGTATTGATCGATAATGGATCAGCACTAAACGTCTTACCCCTATCCACACTGAATAAGTTGCccgtggatagttcccatatgaaaaCATGCCAAAATGTAGTAAGGGCGTTTGACGGTactgaaaggaaagtaatggggAGGATTGAATTATCCCTTCAAATCGGTCCTAGCACGTACGAGGTAGACTTCTTAGTAATGGACATCAAACCCTCTTACAATTGCCTATTGGGAAGACCATGGATCCACTCGGCGAGGCGATCGTCATCATTACATCAGAAGCTCAAACTTATAACGGAGGGTCGATTGGTGACTATAAATGCAGAGGAAGACATCATTGCATCTGTTACCAGCAACGCACCATATGTGAGAACAGATGATGAAGCCATAGAATGTTCTTTTCGATCGTTGGAGTTTGTAAATGCGACCTTTGTTGTCGAAGGAAATAAAGTCCCGACACCCAGACTTTCTAAAACCACAAGAATGGGACTACAACTACTAGTTGGGAAGGGAGCCTTGCCAGGGAAAGGACTTGGAAGAAGCCTACAAGGAAGGGTCAAAGTGCCTATGCTCACAGACAAACgggaccgctttggcttaggattcaCGCCAGATACAAGACAAAAGAAAGAGGAGCAAGAGAAGAAACAAGAAAGGAGAAGAGCACGTTTGAACGGGGAAGAGGTTAAATAG
- the LOC128293310 gene encoding uncharacterized protein LOC128293310 yields the protein MPTASDCAPSPPLLSPGRAGTLDSPLAALNATCSASGQTQTVTREAPTITQAPVHSEEKLPQLDGGDSGFPLCDDDVDGGNWSGGFFLLGSLTFLGFLKDKESEED from the exons ATGCCGACTGCGAGTGATTGTGCCCCGTCGCCACCACTACTATCTCCTG ggaggGCTGGCACTCTGGATTCGCCTCTAGCTGCTTTG AATGCAACATGCAGCGCATCTGGGCAAACTCAGACCGTTACTCGCGAGGCACCAACAATCACCCAAGCTCCTGTCCATT CAGAGGAGAAGTTGCCACAACTTGATGGCGGTGATTCTGGATTTCCACTCTGTGATGACGACGTTGATGGAGGCAACTGGTCAGGTGGATTCTTCCTGCTCGGATCTCTTACGTTTTTAGGCTTCTTAAAGGATAAAGAAAGTGAAGAGGATTAG